The following DNA comes from Dictyoglomus sp. NZ13-RE01.
TTAAGTTTGTAATAGACATCAATGAACCTTTCATGTAATAGATTACCTATAATAATAGGAAGCCTCCTACATGGATAGACATCACCATTAGGCATTAATGCCATAGATTCATCACCTATGTTACAAAGAGCTCCATAAGTTGTATTTTCTGCAAAATCCACGTAAAAAGCTTTGTAGGGTAGTAAATCTCTTATTGAGACTTTTTCTAAATCCGCTATTTGCGAAACAACTTCATACCACTCTAAATTACCTAATGTCATATCCTTTATGTTTTTACCTTCTCCAAGTGGGATGAATCTTTCTAATATTATTCCTTTTATGTCTAAGCTTTTTGCTAAATAATAAATATCCTTTACTTCCTTGTAATTATATTTGGCTAAGGTAAGCATGAGTACTAAATTTTTGAATTCTGGGAATTTTTCTCTTATATAATTGATATTCTCTAAAACTATTTTAAAGTTTCCTTTGCCTCTGATGTAGTCATTCGTTCTTTCTGTAGCTCCCTCTAAGGATACTTTAATCTCATTTATTTTTTTAAATTTTATAATTTTATCGAAGTGATTTTTTAAGAATATACCGTTTGTGATAATATTTACTGTATTTATTAATTTACTTTCTTCCATGACTTCTAAAAGTGGATAGAATAACGGTGATATGAGAGGTTCTCCTCCTGTAATGTTTATGGATAGACTATCAAAGTCTAAGCTTTTTAATGTATTTTCAATGTCAGATAAAATAATTCGTAGAATATCAGGACTTAAATCTCTTTCTTTACTAAAATTTTCCTGATAGCAATGTTTACATCTTAAATTACATAAATCAGTAATATGCCATTGAAAGGCAAATTCTTTTATCATAATGATATAATTATAAGGTTTTGTTTTTCAAAAATAAAGCTTTGTGGGAGGTAGAAGTATGGCGGAGTGCAACTTGCAGAGTAATTTGAAGATGTGTAATTGTACCTATGAGCCATGTCCCAGAAAAGGTATTTGTTGTGAATGTTTAGCATATCACAGGAGCCATGGCGAACTACCTGCCTGTTATTTCCCAAAGGATGTAGAAAAAACATATGATAGGTCTATAAAAAGATTTGTTTCATTATATAAGTAGGGAGGACTAATCCTCCCTTTCTCCAATAGGATCAATATGAACAACTACCTGAGAAAAATCTGATAAGTTTTTTAAGCTATCTTGTACCTTTAAAGCTATGTCATGAGCCTCTTTTGCAGATAGCTTATTATCTACTTCTATATGCAAAGTAATTACTTTATTACTTTGATAATCATGAACTGATATATCATGAAAATTGAGGACTCCAGGAATAGAACTAATTGTTTCTTCTACTTTTTGTATCAGTTCAGAACTTGGTGCTTCTCCTATTAAAAAGCTTGAGGATGACTTTATTAAGTCTATACTTACCCAAACTAATAATAGCGATACAAAAAGCCCCATAATTCCATCTAATACAAAAATTTTATATTTCATTCCTATTAATCCAATACTAACTAAAATTCCTGCTACTGCATCACTTCTATGATGCCAGGCGTCAGCTATCAAGGTAGAGGAATTTATTTTTTTGCCAAGGAAAATGGAAAATCTTGCCATCCACTCTTTAAATAGAGAAGAAATGAGCATTAATATAAAAATAACAAGATTAAATGATACTATTTTGGGATTTAAAATTCTTTCAAAGGAATTTTTTCCTAAATCATAAGCAACAACTATTAACATAAAGGCAATTATTAATGTTGCAATTTGTTCTATTCTGCCATGTCCAAAGGGATGATTTTCATCTGCAGGTTTACTACCTAATTTAAATCCAAGAATTACAACAATTGATGTTAATACGTCCGATAGAGAATGGAAGGCATCTGCAATTAAGGCTATACTGTTAATATATAATCCGGCTAAAAACTTGAATAAAAATAAAATGAAATTACCAATTATACTTACCCATCCTTCAAGATATCCTATATCTTTTCTATTCCAACTATATTTTTTTGAAATTTTTTCAAAAAGCCAGGCATTAAATCCCATATTAAAACCTCCTGAAATAAAAAATTCCTGCTTGTTATGCAGGAAGTCCCGTAAGCTATTTGCTTACTGCCAAAAAGGCCCGGCTTTTCGCCTGCTCTTCCTTAATGGAAATTATATAATATAATCTATTCATAATCAATATGATAAAGGCTGACCTGTAATCAGTTTTTGAAAAGAAAAACCTCCCAGGGTTAGAATTAGATTAGAAAGAGATAACATCCAAACCCCGGGAGGTGAAAACTATGGTCATTAATATTCTACCAGATTTTTCTTTAAGAAAAAAGATAAAAGAAATTTTAATTGTGTTAATAATGAGTTTAATAAAAGAGAAAAAACCATCAATTAGAGCTCTTTCTAAAAAAGCTT
Coding sequences within:
- a CDS encoding radical SAM/SPASM domain-containing protein — protein: MIKEFAFQWHITDLCNLRCKHCYQENFSKERDLSPDILRIILSDIENTLKSLDFDSLSINITGGEPLISPLFYPLLEVMEESKLINTVNIITNGIFLKNHFDKIIKFKKINEIKVSLEGATERTNDYIRGKGNFKIVLENINYIREKFPEFKNLVLMLTLAKYNYKEVKDIYYLAKSLDIKGIILERFIPLGEGKNIKDMTLGNLEWYEVVSQIADLEKVSIRDLLPYKAFYVDFAENTTYGALCNIGDESMALMPNGDVYPCRRLPIIIGNLLHERFIDVYYKLKKFREEITKDKLKGICHLCPIEDCIGCRALAYALTGDLYEEDFQCWKI
- a CDS encoding cobalt transporter produces the protein MGFNAWLFEKISKKYSWNRKDIGYLEGWVSIIGNFILFLFKFLAGLYINSIALIADAFHSLSDVLTSIVVILGFKLGSKPADENHPFGHGRIEQIATLIIAFMLIVVAYDLGKNSFERILNPKIVSFNLVIFILMLISSLFKEWMARFSIFLGKKINSSTLIADAWHHRSDAVAGILVSIGLIGMKYKIFVLDGIMGLFVSLLLVWVSIDLIKSSSSFLIGEAPSSELIQKVEETISSIPGVLNFHDISVHDYQSNKVITLHIEVDNKLSAKEAHDIALKVQDSLKNLSDFSQVVVHIDPIGERED